A stretch of DNA from Saccharomycodes ludwigii strain NBRC 1722 chromosome I, whole genome shotgun sequence:
aaaaatgaaacatTATCTTATATGATATTgttattcaaataatattatatataaaagtgatacacatttgaaaaatttactCTAAGGCGAGAGACAAGAACTTATGACACTGACACAAcctattttttcaaaaacattattagctataataatttattttttgttgttgtttgatatttttttgattcaatatattttatgaaataaatagcattacaaataatgattaaatatatgtgtaatttttcaaagtgTAGTTTTGAATTTTCTTGACgcaaatattatttttttttttttatgtttttgaGGTTTATCATTTCCTTTCTCCCCCCATCcggattatttttatgcttatcttttctttttttttttttttttttttttttttttcattattaaaaaaaaacgtttactttatttcttatatttttttttttttttttccgaataaaatttaaatttaaattcgAGCTATTTCACCAATACAGCAATATAGATATTTtaacataaataaaaaaataaaaaaaaaaaaaaaaaaaaacattcatttgacaaaaaatagaaatggTTGTTTATACCAGCAAGTTATGTTTAGCCCCTATGGTTAGGGCGGGTGAATTGCCTACAAGATTATTAGCCTTAAGATATGGTGCTGATTTGGTATGGGGACCAGAAATAATTGATAAAAAGTTAGTTCAATGCAAAAGAGTAGTCAATAATACATTAAATACTATTGATTTCGTGGCtccaaacaataataaaaatggtgaTTCTAATATCGTCGTCTTTAGAACGTATCCTAAAGAAGAAAGTGGTAAATTGATTTTTCAACTAGGAACCTCCACACCAAGCATAGCCGTTGAGGCAActtcaaaaattataaaagatGTTGATGGAATTGATGTCAACGCAGGTTGCCCTAAACATTTTTCTATTCATTCAGGTATGGGAGCTGCATTGTTAAAGACTCCAGACAAGTTGTGTACCATTCTAAAAGAATTAGtggaaaaaattggtaatccaaataataaacctATAAGCGTTAAAATAAGAATTCTAGATCACAAGGAAGATACTTTGAATTTAGTAGAAAAATTATGTCAAACGGGTATCAAAAATCTAACAGTCCACTGCAGAACACCAATAATGAGGAATAGGGAACTCCCCATTAGAGATTATATACCATTTATCTTTGACATTtgtgaaaaaaatggtgTAAGCTTAATAATGAACGGTGGATTGAAAAATCGCAAACATTTTTTcgaaattaaagaaaaaatgaaattaaacaataaaattggCGGAATGTTTGCTGACTGTGCTGAAGCTAATCCGAGTATCTTTAGTGAATCACCGCTCTATTGGTTCCAAGTCGTAAAGGATTACATTGAGGTTGCCAATCAATTTGATCATTCTGTTCACAATGTTAAATATTCTTTGACAAGAATTATACCTGGCAAGTCCAAATTGTATCAGCTTATAACGAGAAGTAAATCcttaaaagaaattaactacattttaacaaattacATTCTAGATAACAAAACTGGCGAAGCTGATAAAGTAAATGCTGAAAAGTATTTAGATGAATGCagagaaaaggaaaaaatagtCAAACAAGAATTGAATAAACTCAAACAAGAACAAGCAAAGCATAAGCTTGTTCCAGATATCGTGAATGCTACTAATAATCTTAAAGCTAATAAAAGGCATAAAACTTAAAGATCCTTAGCTTTCTTAATTACATtgcatttattttttttttttcttctcatatattcttattatatcatatatagatatagatatatatatatatatatatatatatataaatacatatatttcttttttattttcattaagaCAGAACAAAAAAcgtaaaagaaaattatgaaTTTacatcttttaataatcaactaagtaatatatatatatatacgtatgtatgtatagggaaaaaaaaaaaagttaaataaaaacaggCAAACACAAtatgatataaaaaaaattaaagtttatatcgtaaaaaaaaaaacaggcATAAcaaaagagaaaataaagtcaagtttatttca
This window harbors:
- the SMM1 gene encoding tRNA-dihydrouridine(20) synthase (NAD(+)) (similar to Saccharomyces cerevisiae YNR015W | SMM1 | Suppressor of Mitochondrial Mutation) codes for the protein MVVYTSKLCLAPMVRAGELPTRLLALRYGADLVWGPEIIDKKLVQCKRVVNNTLNTIDFVAPNNNKNGDSNIVVFRTYPKEESGKLIFQLGTSTPSIAVEATSKIIKDVDGIDVNAGCPKHFSIHSGMGAALLKTPDKLCTILKELVEKIGNPNNKPISVKIRILDHKEDTLNLVEKLCQTGIKNLTVHCRTPIMRNRELPIRDYIPFIFDICEKNGVSLIMNGGLKNRKHFFEIKEKMKLNNKIGGMFADCAEANPSIFSESPLYWFQVVKDYIEVANQFDHSVHNVKYSLTRIIPGKSKLYQLITRSKSLKEINYILTNYILDNKTGEADKVNAEKYLDECREKEKIVKQELNKLKQEQAKHKLVPDIVNATNNLKANKRHKT